CAACATCGTTTTACCACGTGCTTCAGGCGCAATATTAGTTACCGCTTCAATATGACCTTTTTCCATCACTAAGATCAGATCATACTCACGACATAACTCAGGGGTTAACTGCTGCGCTTGGTGTCCAGATAAATCAAAACCCAATTGCCCCATCATTTCACATGCCATCGCATCTGCAGGCTTACCAGCTAACCCACTTTTTTTCGTTGCAATACCCGCAGAGGCTACGTGTTTAGCTGGTAATTTCGTTTGCAAAATTCGCTCACCCGAAGGAGAACGGCAAATATTACCCACGCAAACCACAAGGATTTTGTTGAACATGGTTAACTCCGTTTAAATAGATACAAAAAAGGCCAATTATTTTATAACAATTGGCCTTAATTAATATGCAGTTCGATTAACTATTTTGCTGATTTCGTTTCCAAACTACATCACCAATACCATCTGTTGGTTTAAAGTCAGTTGGCGCATCAAGCAAAATTTGGCGAATATCTTCATGTTTAAAATCATGACAAGCTTTATCCAGTAAATCTAGAATATGTTGATACTCATCTAAAAATAAGAAACGCTCATTAGCTGTCATAATTCGGCGATGATCGGTTTCGCCTACATTATCTCCAATCAATAGCTCTTCAAATAATTTCTCACCAGGACGAAGACCCGTATATTTAAGTTCAATATCACCAAATGGATTATCTTCAGTCTTCAATTCTAATCCAGATAACTTTACTAGATTCTCAGCTAAATCGACAATCTTAACTGGTTCACCCATATCCAGGACGAAAACATCACCGCCTTTACCCATCGCGCCAGCTTGTATAACTAACTGCGCTGCTTCAGGAATAGTCATAAAGTAACGAATAATATCAGGATGGGTAATGGTAATTGGTCCGCCTTCTTTAATTTGACGCTTAAAAAGAGGGATGACAGAACCTGATGAGCCTAAAACATTACCAAATCGTACCATGCAAAAACGCGTTCCAACTTCTTTTTTAGCTTCTTCAGAAGCTAACGCTTGAAGACCAAGCTCAGCCATACGTTTTGTTGTACCCATTACATTTGTAGGACGTACCGCTTTATCTGTTGAGATTAAAACGAAAGAAGATACACCCGCATTAACCGCCGCTTGAGCTGTATAATAAGTACCAAAGACATTATTTCTAACACCCTCAACAACATTATACTCAACCATTGGAACATGTTTATATGCTGCTGCATGATAAATGGTATCAACGCTAAAGGTCTTCATTATTGTTTCTAAACGATTAATACGTTGAACAGAGCCTAATAAAGGCACAATCTCAACATCTAACCCTCGCTTTAGTGCATATTCTGCCAACTCTTTCTCAATGCTATATAAACAATACTCAGAAAGCTCAAACAATAATAATGACTTTGGCTTACACTTAACGATCTGACGGCATAACTCTGAACCAATGGAACCACCGGCACCAGTAACCATTACAACTTGATCGGTTATATTTGCCGACATTAAATCATCACGAGGCTTAACAGGTTCACGTCCAAGAAGATCTTCAATAGCCACATCTCTTAACTGATCAAGAGACACATTGTCATGAACAATAGAATCAAGGTTCGGTATAGAAAGTACTTCTACAGGTAAATTAACTAATGATTCTACAATTGCACGACGTTGAGAACGACTAGCACTCGGAATAGCTAATAATATTTGCTTAACATCACCTTTATTAACTACACGTGCTAATTTAGATGGATGATAAACATTCAAACCTTGAATAACTGTGTTTTGTAATCTCTTATTATCATCAATATAAGCGATTGGATTTAATTCATCCCCTTGACGTAATAAATTCACTAATTGACGTCCAGCTACACCTGCGCCATAAATCATCACATTTGGTTTTCGCTTCATACTACGCTGGACAAAAAGCATACGAACAGAAACTCTAGCCCCTCCAGTCAAAACAAAAAGATAGCCAAAGTAAATGACAGAAACTGACCTAGGCACCCAAATATTATAGAAATAAGTAGTTAACACAAAGACAACTGTTGAAACCAAAGCGCCAGTGATCAATGTAAATAACGCATTAATACTAAGATATCGAAGAATTGCACGATAAAAACCGATTCGGCTAAAACAAAAAATAGTTACGACAGAAAGAAAAGCTAAAAGATACCAATACTCCGCTTTGTACAGTTCATCAAAGTCACCCAATCGTGTCCAAAAAGCCCCCCAAAAAGCAACTTGTACAAACAAAAGATCAATACACACGCTCACAATTCTTTTATATACACGTGGTATTGAGAAAAATGCATCAATGAACGACATAAATCCTCGATAAAACTACAAAATCTCGATAATAAGAATGGAATTATACATAAATAATTTATAAGTCCCAAAAATGAAAATAGCGGCTATAGCCGCTACTCTATATTACTTAACAGCATCGCCGCTACCGCTACCAGTGACTGTCATGATTATATATTTAAAATATACATTTATATTCAATGTTTCAATCATCTCACGATCTGTTTTAGCCAACAGTTCGGGTGTTGACATATCGATATTTTGAACCTGGGCTAACCCAGTTATTCCAGGGAGAACATCATAAATACCTAACTTATCTCGCTCAGCAATTAATTCTTCCTGATTAAATAAATTAGGTCGAGGACCAACCAAGCTCATATCACCTTTTAACACATTGATTAACTGTGGTAATTCATCAATTTTTGTTCTACGGAGAAAAGCTCCTAATTTAGTAATAGAGGCATTATTAGCTAAGTGACTTGCAACTGATTTTGTCTCAACCGACATAGTACGAAACTTTATCAGTTTAAATGGTTGTTTATTTTTACCCATGCGAGTTTGTATAAAAACTGGCGATCCAGTATCAAATAAACCAATAATGACTACAATTAAGAATATAGGCCATAAAAATAGCAAACCGAAAAAAGAGGCTAGAAAATCGAATATACGGATCATTTTATTCCTTAGATAGTGAAGACATAACCTGTTCCATTGAATAAGGTGGAACCCAACCCAGAACATCAAATATATTAGATGAATCAACTTCTAAATTATCTAATAACTGTTCAGATATAGACTTTTTACCAACTAATCTAGCACCAAAACGCATACACCATAACGGTATAGGTAACTGATAAACTGATTTTCCTAAACCTTTAGTTATTGCATTAGTAAACTCTTTCGTCGATATAGGCTCTCCATCAGATGCTAAAAAAACATGTCCAGGTGCGGACTCATGTTTTGCACAAACAAGTAAAAGATCACAAAGGTTTTTGACTGATATAAAACTGCGTTTGTTATTGACTAAGCCGAAAGGGAGTACTGGAGATTTTTTTACTAATTTAGTAAGCAGGCCAAAATTACCAGGTGCATTTACACCATATACTAATGTAGGTCTAACAATAACAACCTCAAGACCAGTATTTCTAGCTAGTTCTAATAGTTCTTGTTCCGCTTTTAATTTCGAAAGAGAGTAGTTATTATGAGGTGCTGGTTTCGAATTAGAGTTGAATGGCAAACTTTTTGTCACACTTCCATTTACTCCAATAGAACTGACAAATATAAATCGTCGTACACCTGCATTTACGGCGTCTTCAGCAAGTTTTAAAGTACCTCGAGTATTAACCTCGTAAAGTTCTTCAGCTGTGTGACATGAGGAGTGAGCTAAGCCAGCTAAATGAATTATACAATGGATATTATCAAATGCACCATTCCAATTAGTTTCTGAATCAATACTTTGAACTTTAAAACAATCTATTCCTTTTTGATGTCTTGATACTATTTTAAACAAAGATGATTGTGTTTTATATAACTCTGAGCCAATAAAACCATTACTTCCAGTTAAAAGAATCATATTATTTTTCACTTTATAATAGAGACTTGAAGCTCATTAATACTAAGATAATAAAAAAAGCAACCTTATCTGATGGTTTTCTTCTACACTTAAAAGCCATAAAAGATAACTTTAAAAGATTAAAGAAATTTCTTTTTTTAATTAGCTTAATAGGTTCATTATCAATACCTATAAATTCAGCTTGATCAAGTACTTTTTTAAACGCATCACCAGAGATAATAATTTTTAACCGACTCAATATTTGTGAAAGCCCTTTATTTGCTCCAACCTGATTAGATTCGTGCTGGCGATAAAGCATTAAAGGTTCAGAATCAATAAACCACTTAATTCCTTGACTTCTAGCAAAAGCATAACAATACCAATCATGTAACCATATTTTATCTAAATGTGCTTTTTGCTCTTCAAGAGAGAGTTTAATTCTATTAGTTAAACTCTCTGTCATTAAGAATGTACAGCCAGGACCAGATGATTCAAAAATATAATCAAACTCTTTTTGAGGATAGTCTTTTTTTATTAATTTCTGTTTGCCAGATTCCCAAAACGCTGTAACATTGCTTGAATATCCATCAGAGTTTGTTTTTTCTAGTATTTTAATCGCATGTTCTAATTTATTGGATAGCCAAATATCGTCTTGATCACTAAATGAAATATACTTATATTTGCTAAAATCAACATCAAGTAATAATCTAAAGAAATTCTGCCCGGCACTTCCAAAACTCAACCCATAATCCAGCAGAAATATATTATTATTCACTTGAACATAATCATTAATTATATCTAATGATGTATCTGAAGATAGATCCAAACTAATATAAATATCGACTTCGACATTTTCCTGATTTAATATACTATCAATTTGTTCTTTTAAATAATCACTTCCGTTATATACGGCAAGTAGTATACATATTCTATTTAACATTACAATCCAACTTAAACTTAGATAATATTAAAAATGTAATTATCATATGGTAAAACAATCTTTAATGAAGAATAAAAAAACAAAAAAGATATAATAATCAACATCAAGAAATAAGCATATTTTAATCTTGTAGATAAGTACTTTAGCGGTAAGATGATAGCTGCGAGATCAAATAAACCAAGCACCTCAACAAAACGCAATGAAAATACGTCATTCCATGATAGAAATGCTTGCAAGAAAAGGCTACACGACAAAAAGTATATAAATACTCTTTCTATCTTTGATGCTAGATCATATATAAACAATAAAACAAAATAAAATAATACCAATCTTATTAAGTAATACGATGATAAAAGAGATACTTTTTTAACAGCGTATGTTCCATTAAGATAACTATCAATTCTTTCACCACCTATAAAGTGCATCAAATCTAGACTGAAAGGTGACAAGAAAAATGCAATGATAGGTATAGAAAATAATATTTTTTTATTATCTAAAGATTTAAAGTTATAATGAATAAAATATAAAAAAGGAATCAATATAACTGAAAGGTGAAAAGTTATACTAACTAAGATTAATATAATGCTAGTTTTTCTTCTATCATCACACCAGTATAATACGGCACAAGAAGCAATTCCCATTGCAATTGCTACCCGGACTTGAGTAAATTCTTGTACCAAGTAAAGCCTAGAAAATACTAATAAAAGTAAAACACCCAAATATTTACCATTAAAAGATAGTCTACAAAATATGAACTTGGCAAAAATACTAATAGTTGCCACTAATGTAAAAAAATATTCTATGTTATTACTGAAAAGCGATGTCACCTTATATAAGGTAATAAATCCGATATCTTTTCCTTGAAAAAAATAAACACTAAAATTTTCTCTTACATCAGTAAGCCATTTTAAATAACTATCATAATCATGATCAATATTACCGTATCTAAATCCTGTAAATAGTATGGCAATTAATAGCAATACTATTGTATAAAAGTTATATAAGTTAATAAGTGCTCTATTTTTACTTATCATTATTCCATCATATGAATATGCGTAGAATAAAAACATAGAAAATAAT
The sequence above is a segment of the Photobacterium leiognathi genome. Coding sequences within it:
- a CDS encoding EpsG family protein; translation: MISKNRALINLYNFYTIVLLLIAILFTGFRYGNIDHDYDSYLKWLTDVRENFSVYFFQGKDIGFITLYKVTSLFSNNIEYFFTLVATISIFAKFIFCRLSFNGKYLGVLLLLVFSRLYLVQEFTQVRVAIAMGIASCAVLYWCDDRRKTSIILILVSITFHLSVILIPFLYFIHYNFKSLDNKKILFSIPIIAFFLSPFSLDLMHFIGGERIDSYLNGTYAVKKVSLLSSYYLIRLVLFYFVLLFIYDLASKIERVFIYFLSCSLFLQAFLSWNDVFSLRFVEVLGLFDLAAIILPLKYLSTRLKYAYFLMLIIISFLFFYSSLKIVLPYDNYIFNII
- a CDS encoding glycosyltransferase, giving the protein MLNRICILLAVYNGSDYLKEQIDSILNQENVEVDIYISLDLSSDTSLDIINDYVQVNNNIFLLDYGLSFGSAGQNFFRLLLDVDFSKYKYISFSDQDDIWLSNKLEHAIKILEKTNSDGYSSNVTAFWESGKQKLIKKDYPQKEFDYIFESSGPGCTFLMTESLTNRIKLSLEEQKAHLDKIWLHDWYCYAFARSQGIKWFIDSEPLMLYRQHESNQVGANKGLSQILSRLKIIISGDAFKKVLDQAEFIGIDNEPIKLIKKRNFFNLLKLSFMAFKCRRKPSDKVAFFIILVLMSFKSLL
- a CDS encoding sugar transferase, which produces MIRIFDFLASFFGLLFLWPIFLIVVIIGLFDTGSPVFIQTRMGKNKQPFKLIKFRTMSVETKSVASHLANNASITKLGAFLRRTKIDELPQLINVLKGDMSLVGPRPNLFNQEELIAERDKLGIYDVLPGITGLAQVQNIDMSTPELLAKTDREMIETLNINVYFKYIIMTVTGSGSGDAVK
- a CDS encoding arsenate reductase/protein-tyrosine-phosphatase family protein, translating into MFNKILVVCVGNICRSPSGERILQTKLPAKHVASAGIATKKSGLAGKPADAMACEMMGQLGFDLSGHQAQQLTPELCREYDLILVMEKGHIEAVTNIAPEARGKTMLFGQWISQRDIPDPYRQSREAFEHSLTLVDQAAQAWATKL
- a CDS encoding NAD-dependent epimerase/dehydratase family protein encodes the protein MILLTGSNGFIGSELYKTQSSLFKIVSRHQKGIDCFKVQSIDSETNWNGAFDNIHCIIHLAGLAHSSCHTAEELYEVNTRGTLKLAEDAVNAGVRRFIFVSSIGVNGSVTKSLPFNSNSKPAPHNNYSLSKLKAEQELLELARNTGLEVVIVRPTLVYGVNAPGNFGLLTKLVKKSPVLPFGLVNNKRSFISVKNLCDLLLVCAKHESAPGHVFLASDGEPISTKEFTNAITKGLGKSVYQLPIPLWCMRFGARLVGKKSISEQLLDNLEVDSSNIFDVLGWVPPYSMEQVMSSLSKE
- a CDS encoding nucleoside-diphosphate sugar epimerase/dehydratase, with the translated sequence MSFIDAFFSIPRVYKRIVSVCIDLLFVQVAFWGAFWTRLGDFDELYKAEYWYLLAFLSVVTIFCFSRIGFYRAILRYLSINALFTLITGALVSTVVFVLTTYFYNIWVPRSVSVIYFGYLFVLTGGARVSVRMLFVQRSMKRKPNVMIYGAGVAGRQLVNLLRQGDELNPIAYIDDNKRLQNTVIQGLNVYHPSKLARVVNKGDVKQILLAIPSASRSQRRAIVESLVNLPVEVLSIPNLDSIVHDNVSLDQLRDVAIEDLLGREPVKPRDDLMSANITDQVVMVTGAGGSIGSELCRQIVKCKPKSLLLFELSEYCLYSIEKELAEYALKRGLDVEIVPLLGSVQRINRLETIMKTFSVDTIYHAAAYKHVPMVEYNVVEGVRNNVFGTYYTAQAAVNAGVSSFVLISTDKAVRPTNVMGTTKRMAELGLQALASEEAKKEVGTRFCMVRFGNVLGSSGSVIPLFKRQIKEGGPITITHPDIIRYFMTIPEAAQLVIQAGAMGKGGDVFVLDMGEPVKIVDLAENLVKLSGLELKTEDNPFGDIELKYTGLRPGEKLFEELLIGDNVGETDHRRIMTANERFLFLDEYQHILDLLDKACHDFKHEDIRQILLDAPTDFKPTDGIGDVVWKRNQQNS